The proteins below come from a single Halostagnicola larsenii XH-48 genomic window:
- a CDS encoding DUF4013 domain-containing protein → MIIGAVLGFFGWLFLPLFVLMGYFVRTLEKTVHGEDEPPEFTGWGDLLIKGVVASVISLVYSIVPVVGYLFVVFVFLGAGGAIGGDGGGVLAGIGIMSMIFLLPLIFLIYYIVPAALTNYAQSGEFKDAFNFSDIKPVVLSVDYLVAVLAPLFVAMVSWVIMAILVVTLVGILLIPFVQFYFQVSVFRMFGTAFKNQQKSITTETTSDATVV, encoded by the coding sequence ATGATCATCGGTGCAGTCTTAGGGTTCTTTGGGTGGCTCTTTCTCCCGCTCTTCGTTCTCATGGGGTATTTCGTACGAACGCTTGAGAAAACAGTCCATGGCGAAGATGAGCCACCTGAATTCACAGGATGGGGTGATCTGCTGATTAAAGGAGTTGTAGCCTCCGTCATCAGTCTCGTGTATTCAATTGTCCCTGTAGTCGGATATCTATTTGTTGTGTTTGTCTTTCTTGGCGCTGGTGGTGCAATCGGTGGCGATGGCGGGGGAGTACTTGCGGGAATTGGTATTATGTCGATGATCTTTCTTCTTCCCCTGATTTTCCTGATTTACTATATCGTCCCAGCAGCACTCACAAACTACGCTCAAAGCGGTGAATTCAAAGATGCTTTCAACTTCAGCGACATCAAACCCGTCGTTCTCAGTGTGGATTATTTAGTGGCAGTTCTCGCCCCGTTGTTTGTCGCAATGGTTTCCTGGGTGATTATGGCGATTCTCGTCGTAACTCTCGTCGGAATCTTACTTATCCCATTCGTGCAGTTCTACTTCCAAGTATCAGTCTTTCGTATGTTTGGGACTGCTTTCAAAAATCAACAGAAATCCATCACTACTGAAACCACATCAGACGCAACGGTTGTCTGA